CCACGCTGAAGGTCGACCCACACCACCAAGGGGCCAGAGGGGTTAAGGGTCAAGTCTTCTGCAGTgggaggaatttatttttttcctccaactttAGGAGGGGTCTTGAGGTAGGATCACTGCTCCTGGTCGCGCAGCAGGCCCAAGAgggtcctctccctgcccctaccCACCGGTCCTGGTCCAGCCCCAGCTCCTTGGTGAGGAACTCGAAGAGGCGGGCGCTGTGACCGCGGTTCTCCTCGGCCGTGCCCACCACACCGATGGAGGAGACGAGCAGCTGCGCGCAGGGCTCCGGTGAGCCGTTCACCGCCATGGCCAGGCCCGGCCGCAGGGTCGCGTTCACGCGCTGCAGGGGACACGAAAGTCTCGCCTGAAGCCGCTGCAGGCCGGGCTCGCGCTGGGGACCGAACAGCGCGGGGTCCGAGGTGCACGGGCCCCGCGGGATCAGGGCTAGGGACACGGGCCGGGGTCCCTGAAGGTCACGTTGGGGTCATGGGTGGGGAAAGCTACAAAGAGCAGACGGGAAGCGTGGGACCGCGAGGTCACGAAGAGCAGGAGGTCAGAGCTTGGCGGGCAGGCTCGCGAGGGTCCCTGGGAGGAGGAGTTGGTTACGGTGGGGCAGCCGGGGCGTGGGCAGAGCCCGACCCCTGGTCCACCAACCTCCCCCAGCCCCGTGCTCCCAGGCCCAGGCTCACGTTCTCGGGTTTGCCCAGgatggcggcggcggccgcgcaGAGCCGCTTCTCTAGTCCCGCGGGCACGCGATCTGCGGGCAAGTTCGTGTCCAGCTCAAGGAACGGCATGTCTAGCAGGAGAGCGCGCAAACGGCCACCGCGGAGAAAGAACGCGTCCAGTCCGGGCGGATGTTCCAAGGGTCACAGAAGAGGGAGCAGGGGCGGCGCCGCGGAACCTGGGCTCCTCATTGGGTGGGCAGGCACGCAGCGCCCCCCAATTGGCTGCCTAGGCTGCACCTCCGGCCTGAGCGGACAGTCTCGGCTCACGCTGGCGCCGATTTCTGGAAGCCCTGTCGCCCCGCCCACTCCGCGCAACCCCACCCCCAACGAGACAGCAGCCGAGCCATGGTCCCGCCCCCGCACTGCCACACCGGCGGGGGTTCCAGTCCCCTGTGGCTTTCGGGCGCTGCGGTGTCTGCTACCTATCGCGCATTTAGATGGAGTTCTGAACACCCACCAAACACACATGCCGTAGGGGCCTTCCCCAGGCTCGACCCTAATAACGTCACATCGTCACAGAGGCTTAACAAATTTTTTAATGAGTTGCCACTATTTCAAATTCAGGCAACTTCACGTTCGCTGTGGGAATCTGCGCTTCTCTGGATCAGGAGACCTGGTGACACGTGTGGGCTCGGGTAGGGCTGGACGGAGACCCTCGGGCTCACTGCATCCCTACCTGGTCCCCACAGACGTCTGCTTTTGTGACCTCTTGCCTGTGGCAAACTTGCCTCACAGCCAAGTACTGTCCACCAGGGGATGAGAGAGAGCCAGGTCCCAGTCGAATTCCCGGCAATGCTTCCGGTACCCTCCATCTTTACAGGCAAAACAAGTGTTACTTAAAACGTGGAAATCTGTTGATATGGCTAAACGTGGTACTCTCATCAGTGTTGCAAAGTTGTTTGAATTGTAGATGAAAATATAATTGTGTGGGTGTATATGAACAATTTCAATTACACATCTAAAACtctacacaagcacacacattaaAGGACCCCCCACAGAAAGGCAGGCTGGCGGGCGAGAGGCTCTGTCTGTTCATGACCCTGTCCATTAGCAGTTTATTAGATGACTCGGGTGTCAGAGGATCTGGAACACAAGGCAGGTAGTTTGTGACAGTCCTGAGGGGAAATGACAGGGACAGGTGGCAAGGGTGGGACCCAcagtggggcagggagaagaCAGTGATGGGGATTATGAGTAGGTATGGGAGATCAAGGCCTGTCAGCAGCTCCCGGAGGGCCAAGAACTAACCTGGGACTTCCCATCCTGCAAGGAGGTTCCTGCACCAGCCCGGCACCCCAGCTGTGGGAGAAAGCGTcatccagagggagagagacacctAGGACACTGAGGCCTGATTCAGACATCTCTTCACCGGGCCAACCCCCACCTGTGCTCAGCCCAGGAGGCATGGAACCAGCTCCCTGCCAGGCCTGAACAGGAAAGCGCTGGGGCTGAGGAGCCCAGAAGGGTCGCCTGACtcggcctggggctggggaggtcaGGGAAGTCTCCCTGGAGAAGCAACATGGTGACAAATGCCAAAAGACCTTGGGAGGCACCACGCAAATAAGGTGAGGAAGGGCTCTATAAGCAGTGGAAACAGCCTGAGCCAAGGCAAGGAGTACTGTGTGCAACCTGAAGCGGGCAGCCTGGAGCGGTGGGAGCAAGGCTTTGAATGCAAAGTTTAATAACCTGTACTTTAGTCTCAGGGCAATGAGTCAccatggaaaatttaaaacagagaagGCACAGGGTCAAATATGTGTTTATTAAAGCTCTCTGCAGAGGTCACATGGAAATTGAACTGGAAGGGGTAAGAGTGGAGTGAGGAGACAGACAAAAGAAGGAATGCAGGCCTGATGCATGGAGGGAAGTGTGGACCAGAGACTATGCTTGCTCACAGCCAAGGAGAGGCATCTCTTTATTCTGACGACAGAGTCTCCCTTGTCGTCAGTGGCTCTGTAGGCCTGGCTCCCTACTCACTGCAACAAAACCTGCACCGCAGCCTTCAGCTTCTCCCTCATGGCCAGGTCCAGTGGAGGCAGGTCCTTGGCCTTCATGAGGGCTGCATGGGCCTCCTGGAAGAGGTCCTCCCCCACCGCGGCCTCCACACGCTGGCGCCACACTGCCAGCTTGGGTCGGCTCTTAAAGACTTGGCAGCCGGTGCTGACGGGCTACGGGGAGAGGGAGCCGGGTGGAGGGGCTGAGCCCGGTCAAGTGCAAGGCAACCTGACCTGGTTTAGGGATTCCCATGGGGTGTTTTCCCTCTTCTGCCACCCGTGTGATAGGCTGGGGGTTCTCTCCCAGGAGACGGTGGGAAGCTCCTCAATATCCCTGCAGGATTTTGAAGCCTCCTTTCACAGATAAGGATGCTCAGGCTCAGAGGGGGAAGTGACTCACCCAGGGTCCCACAGCAGAAAGGGCAACAAGAGCTGGTACTTTGGCTCCCTCCTAGGACACCCCACTGCACATTGGCCCACTCTACCCCTGGGCACTCACATGCATCAGCTCTGTGATGGCCACCAAGTCAGCCACTGAGATGTGGGGCCCGGTGAGGAAGGCCTGGTCCTTCAGGAACTTGTCCTCAAGCAACTGCAGGTTCCTGTCCAGCTCGGCCAGAGTAGACGCCAACGTTTCGGGGGGCACTTGTACACCCAGTAACACAGGGCCCAACAACTGGTGGGTGGGCAAGCAGACAGAAGGCTCAGGGTCTGCACAAAACCCAGCCTGGTTCCTGCTTTCATCCAATCTATCACCAGTCCTTCAGATTTCTCTATGCTCCTGCCCATCCCTTTCTACCCACGGCCACCATCAGCCCAGGCCTCATCTCCTACTCCAAAAGGGACAGCCTCTACCTCTCCCTGGGTCCTCACACAGGACAGCCAAGGGGATCCTTCTGCAATCCCAGTCTGCCTACATCTTCTCCCTGCATAaagccttccatggctccccactgccctcaccACAAAGGCCTCAACACAAGGCCCTCACCAGCGCAGCAgccatcctctccccacccccaacctcctaCTCCGCATGTGAATCCCTCTGGGATCTGGTTAAAGTGCACATTCCTAATCAGTATGCccgggtggggcctgagactctgcatttccaacaagctcctagatgatgctgatgctcctggtcCATGGACCACCCTTTGAGTGGCAAAGGTCTACACTCACTCTACTCGACTTCTCTCCATCCTACCCTCAAATGCATCAGGCTCCTGCCCCCACCAGC
This genomic stretch from Equus przewalskii isolate Varuska chromosome 7, EquPr2, whole genome shotgun sequence harbors:
- the LOC103561727 gene encoding D-dopachrome decarboxylase, which gives rise to MPFLELDTNLPADRVPAGLEKRLCAAAAAILGKPENRVNATLRPGLAMAVNGSPEPCAQLLVSSIGVVGTAEENRGHSARLFEFLTKELGLDQDRIIIRFFPLEPWQIGKKGTVMTFL
- the LOC103561732 gene encoding glutathione S-transferase theta-3-like; this encodes MGLELYLDLLSQPCRAVYIFAKKNAIPFELRTVELLKGQQHSDAFVQVNPLRKVPALKDGDFTLAESVAILLYLSRKYKTPDHWYPQDLQARARVDEYLAWQHTALRSSCSQAMWQKLLGPVLLGVQVPPETLASTLAELDRNLQLLEDKFLKDQAFLTGPHISVADLVAITELMHPVSTGCQVFKSRPKLAVWRQRVEAAVGEDLFQEAHAALMKAKDLPPLDLAMREKLKAAVQVLLQ